A stretch of Apis cerana isolate GH-2021 linkage group LG1, AcerK_1.0, whole genome shotgun sequence DNA encodes these proteins:
- the LOC107992940 gene encoding chondroitin sulfate proteoglycan 4 isoform X1 encodes MFLNDMGLLMFLALTASLLLGYCQTDEKVSFYGASYIHLPVQEAKGATDISFRFRTHLADAMLLLAVGRTDYCLIKLETGKLKVHINLGAGESEMSSARGLTLNDLSWHEVNLTRREANITLQIDVIHTTKSLLPGRFFELNIHYGVFIGGQGDFNELFLGHTDYLRGCMADIIYNGARVIEYAKSRKGQSEATAVTWSCSPEFDATRSTEVSFVEDGAFTAIPRPIPRSGSKWEFELKTGEESGLLLYNTGQSSYADYLGIELFEGKIRLLMNKGNGPTELIHGTPVADGKWHRVAVDFNPSGIGITVDRQEKTISLPSGGNRYLDLADTLYIGGTELNKRAKAFGKGLKSGDVSYKGCLRNMMLDNKELGLPDVKISQGIVVGCVWGFPCIEADPCVSGGVCSQLGVSSFKCDCDQLSCINPNRAEDYEIYSKANLPVNLEILSSSPLLVCEGGHVLVTSDNIAMVLDIAKYGVEEDGVIFTLITPPTYGTLTLDLLTTRTEHSFTLRDIDRDKIQYMHDGSETTEDSMILEVTLVAGAGYALPGYLQGRLRFPLHVNVTPVNDPPLLEILTAKVLRLAQGTRKILTKELIWAIDADTPSDMLVYTVLRTDADAGYVERVTYPSRPIDTFTQAELMQGLIAYVHRGNAKPNAKLDLQVSDGIENSEPASLRVAAHPLEIKLMHNTGLVVVHRSYSYLTPANLSFTTNSDDNTIDIRYDIVSKSQFGTIQKLKDVSSSWINVDHFTSRDIELHTIRYLHNEGSPNQDEFKFQASVREVRAQHTYDFRITFIDLELKEAKRIPINFTNVAEAIVTGQNLRYQTNPLITAVNKIVFTVTMGPRYGNLFLSSRKLEVGDTFTQEDIDSGKLKYRLFKRAYSTILDEFGFKVSAPQCIDLHSAFKFRHYLSKNVKPLDSVETLRVDEGSRVPLRIVRTNPKDYGVTSLIYNLTIVPHHGWLTVTNNSKSHSRNNTSYFTSEELSSQKVYYVHDDSETREDSFQFVAIASDLVDFMYVGVFRVEVTMKNDNAPERVVHRVFHVVSKGERLLTNKDLAYTDKDIDTKPNELMYTRRDTQRNGIYRITNPTSQIHEFSQQDIDDGQILFKHQGEDHGKFEFGVTDGYFYTAGVLEIQASPPYVRLRESNGSVVQFNRSVALRPNELDVETNVYTTDKDIKYAILEKPKHGVLLKHGRETSAFNKENLRYGIVLYKHLGGSLTRDDFKFKVSTKGAEAEGMFLIKIYPESYWQALIVQNNKTVFVEEATSILLNRKSLEIMHPKIPESEIIYFLKEWPQNGYLELQIHDEHSDETREDYIGNAVKSFDQSMINEGRVFYVQSVMNQTNDKFVVDVTNGITWLRDLNVNFVIVPEKLYVEAKGIVVVEGKSTILDETNFSILTPYYSNKVTNFRIEEKPKHGTILESTKNSETKKSSFKHLNGGIIVYKHNGDEFPRDSFKMVLIAGDKTSEPFDVWVTVQPVNDEVPVLVNRTKLTVWQGGSITLTPDNLAAVDNDTTARDITFNVSGVRNGLISLKSSPEVDIYNFTQEQIDRSRVMFTHTNGSDAEFNFVLYDGVHATESYTILVTTKPIRLNIEQNVALNVFPLTRKMISSKLLLTKCSDETREIKYTVRNGPHLGKIIMETSEGAWLNVERFTQTDVNNSKVFYEHTKQFMDLTANDSFTFDVEAHFAESLTNQVFQVDISVSSGGLDRYISIKNVRVEEGGSAQVVMNISGIVSFLQTHAGIENPVVLSRLVNQPSHGHVMILPDLNVTTFSQPQIEGGKIAYYHDHSDTLEDRINFSLYLTPGHILLCNTSIPVMIEPVNDEPFKLITNAPSITVVQNQNQTITRENLLTTDPDTPPEEIVYDVISKPTFGRLLLLPFNDNISEVRQVNKFTQHDVDSNRLVYEHNGPLQAASFYFRVWDGRFNPVYTVFNVYVLPIKLNVTVLGPVNLQQGSNVALISESTVKLDTNARQDLVIYDITTTPKYGVLYVRDGAAASFKQTDLLSKSVMFMQTDMTVSNDSLELTARLSGFEQKRIRIDIKVVPLMIINPMIALAGEKTRITLQYMDATPLAKLTSSNPIYTIIKKPKFGKIKRIIRSSFSSGEKRGTREKEVSKFSHQEVMSGVIYMVCKKIPTMEYDGVIDSFAFILAASIFQPAVGEFDFRVKLDMDEYNITLGGPMDPVGHEGEMAIAPNMSNDYLLILGMLLGVFLLGVVVIITIRCRQNKYKHAEEEKPEPTPAVGVMPLPRPPDHLMPVTPHVKRYANDHNSVTASTPLPVLPTMTSTLPQCKVIPLSPLESITGSEMDVSAKYPYGVADGDEWSSFDTSDLPCQSSTAQRTNNPLLRRNQYWV; translated from the exons GTCCACATCAATTTAGGGGCGGGTGAAAGCGAGATGTCCAGTGCTCGTGGATTGACATTGAACGACCTGAGCTGGCACGAGGTCAATCTGACGAGGCGAGAGGCTAACATCACCCTACAAATTGACGTGATACACACGACCAAGTCCCTTCTACCAGGACGTTTCTTTGAACTGAATATACACTATGGCGTCTTCATCGGGGGACAGGGTGATTTTAACGAGCTATTTCTAG GACACACGGATTACTTGCGAGGCTGTATGGCTGACATAATCTACAATGGCGCCAGAGTAATAGAATACGCCAAGTCGAGGAAAGGCCAGTCGGAGGCCACCGCCGTTACGTGGAGCTGTTCACCGGAATTCGACGCTACGAGGAGCACGGAAGTTAGTTTCGTGGAGGATGGTGCGTTCACAGCGATCCCAAGACCCATTCCACGCTCGGGCTCCAA ATGGGAATTCGAGTTGAAGACGGGCGAGGAGAGCGGCCTGCTGCTCTACAACACCGGCCAATCCTCGTACGCCGATTACCTCGGGATCGAGTTGTTCGAGGGTAAAATTCGACTTCTGATGAACAAAGGGAATGGACCGACCGAGTTGATACACGGCACACCGGTGGCTGACGGCAAGTGGCACCGGGTCGCCGTCGATTTCAACCCGAGCGGAATCGGGATCACGGTTGATCGTCAAGAAAAAACCATCAGCTTGCCCTCCGGCGGGAATCGTTACCTAGATCTGGCAGACACCCTGTACATCGGCGGCACCGAGCTCAACAAACGCGCCAAGGCGTTCGGGAAAGGTCTTAAATCCGGTGACGTGAGCTACAAGGGTTGCCTGAGAAATATGATGTTGGATAACAAGGAGCTCGGTCTACCGGATGTTAAAATCAGCCAGGGCATCGTGGTTGGCTGCGTTTGGGGATTTCCCTGTATCGAGGCTGATCCCTGTGTTTCCGGGGGAGTTTGCTCTCAACTGGGTGTCAGCTCGTTTAAGTGCGACTGTGACCAACTATCGTGTATCAATCCGAATCGTGCCGAGGATTACGAG aTTTACTCGAAAGCAAATTTACCCGTGAACTTGGAAATACTCTCATCGAGTCCCCTATTGGTATGCGAAGGAGGACACGTGCTGGTGACGAGCGATAACATTGCCATGGTACTAGACATTGCTAAATATGGGGTGGAAGAGGACGGTGTTATCTTCACCTTGATAACACCGCCCACTTACGGTACACTGACTCTGGATCTTTTAACTACCAGAACCGAACATTCTTTCACTCTTCGAGACATCGATCGAGATAAg ATACAATATATGCATGACGGCAGTGAAACCACGGAGGACAGTATGATTCTGGAAGTGACGTTAGTGGCAGGAGCTGGTTACGCGTTGCCAGGCTACCTTCAAGGACGACTTAGGTTTCCGCTTCACGTCAACGTTACACCCGTTAATGATCCCCCATTGCTCGAAATATTAACCGCAAAAGTGCTACGACTCGCTCAG GGCACGAGGAAAATCTTaacgaaagaattaatttggGCGATCGATGCCGACACACCGTCAGACATGTTGGTTTACACGGTCTTACGTACCGACGCGGATGCTGGATATGTGGAAAGAGTGACTTATCCGTCGCGACCTATCGACACGTTTACCCAGGCTGAATTAATGCAAGGATTAATTGCATACGTACACCGTGGAAACG CGAAACCGAACGCGAAGCTCGATCTTCAGGTGAGCGACGGTATAGAAAACAGCGAACCGGCGAGTTTAAGGGTGGCGGCTCATCCTTTAGAAATCAAGTTGATGCACAACACGGGATTGGTCGTGGTGCATCGGTCCTATTCATACCTGACACCGGCCAATCTCTCTTTCACCACGAATTCCGACGACAACACCATTGATATACGTTACGACATCGTCTCGAAATCGCAATTTGGCACGATTCAGAAGCTGAAGGACGTCTCGAGCAGCTGGATCAACGTCGACCATTTCACGAGCAGAGACATCGAGTTGCACACGATACGATATCTTCACAACGAGGGAAGCCCGAATCAGGACGAGTTTAAGTTTCAAGCCAGCGTTAGAGAGGTGAGAGCTCAACACACCTACGATTTTCGGATCACTTTCATCGATCTCGAGTTGAAAGAAGCCAAGAGGATACCCATTAACTTTACCAACGTGGCGGAAGCGATCGTCACTGGGCAAAATCTAAGGTATCAAACGAACCCGCTGATAACCGCGGTCAACAAGATCGTTTTTACCGTGACCATGGGACCAAGATACGGTAATTTGTTCCTTTCGAGTCGAAAACTAGAAGTCGGAGACACGTTCACTCAAGAGGATATCGACTCCggcaaattgaaatatcgacTGTTCAAGAGGGCCTATTCCACGATTCTGGATGAATTCGGATTCAAAGTGAGTGCGCCGCAATGCATCGACTTACACTCCGCGTTCAAGTTCAGGCATTACCTGAGCAAGAATGTGAAACCGTTGGACAGCGTGGAAACTCTGAGGGTCGACGAGGGATCCAGAGTACCTCTGAGAATTGTTCGAACGAATCCAAAGGATTACGGAGTTACATCGTTGATCTACAACTTGACGATAGTTCCGCATCACGGTTGGCTGACCGTCACCAACAATTCCAAGTCTCACTCGCGAAATAACACCTCCTACTTCACTTCCGAGGAACTTTCGTCCCAAAAAGTGTACTACGTTCACGATGACTCGGAGACGAGGGAAGATTCGTTCCAATTCGTCGCTATCGCCTCGGACCTTGTTGATTTCATGTACGTGGGCGTGTTCCGCGTCGAAGTGACGATGAAGAACGACAACGCGCCGGAACGAGTGGTTCACAGGGTGTTTCACGTGGTGTCCAAGGGCGAGAGATTGCTCACCAACAAGGATCTTGCCTACACGGACAAAGATATCGATACGAAGCCCAACGAGTTGATGTACACGAGAAGGGACACGCAGAGAAATGGGATATACAGGATAACCAATCCCACCTCGCAGATACACGAGTTCAGTCAACAGGACATCGACGACGGTCAGATATTGTTTAAACATCAGGGCGAGGACCACGGAAAATTTGAGTTTGGCGTTACCGACGGTTACTTTTACACGGCCGGCGTCCTTGAAATTCAAGCCAGCCCACCTTACGTGAGATTGAGAGAGAGCAACGGGTCCGTGGTGCAGTTCAATCGATCGGTCGCTCTTCGTCCGAACGAGTTGGACGTTGAAACGAATGTGTACACAACGGACAAAGATATCAAATACGCGATACTGGAGAAACCGAAGCACGGGGTACTGTTGAAGCACGGCAGAGAAACTAGTGCATTCAACAAAGAGAATTTGCGTTATGGCATAGTGTTGTACAAACATCTCGGAGGATCTTTGACGAGGgatgattttaaattcaagGTATCGACAAAGGGTGCGGAGGCAGAGGGGATGTtcctgattaaaatttatcccgAAAGTTATTGGCAAGCGTTGATCGTTCAAAACAATAAAACCGTGTTCGTGGAGGAAGCTACTAGTATCCTGTTAAACAGAAAAAGTCTCGAGATCATGCATCCCAAGATACCAGAGTCCGAgataatatactttttgaaAGAGTGGCCGCAGAATGGATACCTGGAGCTACAAATTCACGACGAGCATAGCGACGAGACTCGAGAGGATTATATCGGAAACGCGGTGAAATCTTTCGATCAAAGCATGATAAACGAGGGTCGCGTGTTCTACGTGCAATCCGTGATGAATCAGACCAACGATAAATTTGTCGTCGATGTGACGAATGGAATAACTTGGCTACGCGATCTGAACGTCAATTTTGTGATCGTTCCGGAAAAACTTTACGTCGAGGCGAAGGGAATCGTGGTGGTCGAGGGAAAGAGTACTATTCTCGATGAAACCAACTTTTCCATCCTCACCCCTTACTATTCTAACAAAGTGACcaattttcgaatcgaggaGAAACCGAAACACGGTACAATTCTGGAATCGACCAAGAATTCCGAGACCAAGAAATCCTCGTTCAAACACCTCAACGGTGGAATAATAGTGTACAAACACAACGGGGATGAATTTCCCAGAGATTCGTTCAAGATGGTCCTCATCGCGGGGGATAAAACCAGCGAACCCTTCGACGTTTGGGTGACGGTGCAACCCGTTAACGACGAGGTGCCTGTGCTGGTTAATAGGACGAAATTAACCGTTTGGCAAGGTGGATCGATCACGTTAACGCCCGATAATTTAGCGGCTGTTGATAACGATACCACGGCGCGTGATATAACATTTAACGTCAGTGGAGTTCGAAATGGATTAATCTCGTTAAAATCTTCCCCGGAGGTggatatttacaatttcactCAGGAACAAATCGATCGGTCGAGAGTCATGTTCACGCATACGA ATGGATCCGACGCCGAATTCAATTTCGTACTCTACGATGGAGTACACGCTACGGAATCTTATACGATACTGGTGACCACGAAACCAATTCGATTGAACATCGAGCAAAACGTTGCTTTGAACGTTTTTCCGCTGACCAGAAAAATGATATCGAGCAAATTACTGTTAACCAAATGCTCGGACGAGACTCGGGAGATAAAATATACGGTGCGAAATGGACCGCATCTTGGAAAAATCATCATGGAGACGAGCGAGGGTGCATGGTTGAACGTCGAACGATTCACGCAAACAGATGTCAACAATAGCAAAGTTTTCTACGAACATACCAAACAATTTATGGATCTGACTGCCAACGATTCGTTCACGTTCGACGTGGAAGCACATTTCGCGGAATCCTTAACCAATCAG GTATTTCAAGTAGATATCTCGGTCTCCAGCGGTGGATTGGACAGATATATCTCCATAAAGAACGTGAGGGTCGAAGAAGGTGGTTCGGCTCAGGTAGTGATGAACATAAGCGGAATCGTGTCGTTCCTTCAAACCCACGCTGGAATCGAGAATCCGGTGGTACTCTCGAGGCTGGTCAATCAACCTAGTCACGGTCACGTGATGATTCTCCCGGATTTAAACGTTACCACTTTCTCTCAACCCCAGATCGAAGGTGGCAAGATCGCCTATTATCACGATCACTCGGATACTTTGGAAGAtcgtatcaatttttctctgtACTTGACTCCCGGTCACATCCTTCTGTGCAACACCAGTATTCCGGTGATGATCGAACCCGTCAACGACGAGCCATTCAAATTGATCACAAACGCACCGTCCATCACCGTGGTTCAAAATCAGAATCAAACGATAACCAGAGAGAACTTGTTAACGACCGATCCGGACACTCCGCCAGAAGAAATCGTATACGACGTGATATCCAAGCCGACGTTCGGTCGTCTATTGCTTCTACCGTTCAACGACAATATCTCCGAAGTTCGTCAAGTGAACAAATTCACGCAGCACGACGTTGATTCCAATCGATTGGTGTACGAGCACAACGGGCCTCTTCAAGCGGCCTCATTTTACTTCAGAGTTTGGGATGGACGGTTCAACCCGGTGTACACGGTGTTCAACGTCTACGTTTTACCTATCAAACTGAACGTCACCGTGTTAGGCCCTGTAAATTTGCAGCAAGGATCGAACGTAGCTCTGATTTCCGAGAGCACTGTGAAACTAGACACTAACGCGAGGCAAGATTTGGTCATTTACGACATAACGACAACCCCGAAGTATGGCGTGTTGTACGTGCGCGATGGAGCGGCGGCTAGTTTCAAACAAACGGATTTACTGTCGAAAAGCGTGATGTTTATGCAAACGGATATGACCGTGTCGAACGACAGTCTCGAGCTGACCGCACGATTGAGCGGATTCGAACAGAAGCGTATAAGAATTGACATCAAGGTGGTACCACTCATGATTATAAATCCTATGATCGCTCTGGCAGGCGAGAAGACTAGAATAACGTTGCAGTATATGGATGCCACACCATTGGCTAAATTGACGAGCAGCAATCCGATATACACCATTATTAAAAAGCCGAAATTTGGCAAAATAAAGAGGATCATAAGAAGTTCCTTCTCGTCCGGCGAGAAACGAGGAACTCGAGAGAAAGAGGTAAGCAAATTCTCTCATCAAGAGGTGATGTCGGGTGTGATTTATATggtttgcaaaaaaattccaaCCATGGAATACGACGGGGTAATCGATAGCTTCGCGTTTATCTTAGCGGCCTCCATCTTTCAACCAGCCGTGGGCGAGTTCGATTTTCGCGTGAAACTCGACATGGATGAATATAACATCACGTTAGGCGGTCCAATGGACCCGGTAGGTCACGAGGGTGAAATGGCGATCGCGCCCAACATGAGCAACGATTATCTGTTAATTCTAGGAATGCTTCTAGGCGTATTTTTACTCGGTGTAGTGGTGATAATCACCATTAGGTGTagacaaaataaatacaaacatGCCGAGGAGGAGAAACCAGAACCGACCCCAGCAGTGGGTGTGATGCCTCTGCCAAGACCTCCGGACCATTTAATGCCCGTCACCCCTCACGTGAAACGTTACGCGAACGATCATAACAGCGTGACAGCAAGTACTCCATTGCCAGTTCTACCGACCATGACGTCGACCCTACCTCAATGCAAAGTGATACCCCTCAGCCCCCTGGAAAGTATCACAGGATCCGAAATGGATGTTTCCGCGAAATATCCGTACGGTGTCGCGGATGGGGACGAATGGAGCAGTTTCGATACATCCGATCTACCTTGCCAATCGAGCACCGCACAAAGGACCAACAATCCCTTGCTAAGAAGAAATCAATATTGGGTCTAG